The Salvelinus alpinus chromosome 25, SLU_Salpinus.1, whole genome shotgun sequence genomic sequence gccctatttggtaaaataccaagtccatattatggcaagaacagctcaaataagctaagagaaacaacagtccatcattacttcaagacatgaaagtcagtaaatacggaacatttcaagaactttgaaagtttcttcaagtgcagttgcaaaaaccatcaagcgctatgatgaaactggctctcatgaggactgccacaggaaaggaagacccagagttacctctgctgcagaggataagttcattacagttaccagcctcagaaattgcagcccaaataattgcttcacagagttcaagtaagacacatctcaacatcaattgttcagagttGACTGtgtgagtcaggccttcatggtcgaattgctgcaaagaaacaattactaaaggacaccaataagaagaagagacttgcttggccaagaaacatgagcaatggacattagactggtggaaatctgccctttgatctgatgagtccaataatgcgattttttgttccaaccgctgtgtctttgtgagacgcagagtaggtgaacggatgatctccacgtgttcccaccgtgaagcatggaggaggaggtgtgatagtggtgtgggggtgctttggtggggacactgtcagtgatttatttataattcaaggcacacttaaccagcatggctaccacagcattttgcagtgatacgccatcccatctggtttgcgcttagtgggactatcatttgtttttcaataggacaatgacccaaaacaaacctccaggctgtgtaagggctatttgaccaagaagaagcgtgatggagtgctgcatcagatgaccaggcctccacaatcatccgacctcaacccaattgagatggtttgggatgagttggaccacagagtgaaggaaaagcagccaaaaagtgctcagcatatgtgggaacaccttcaagactgttggaaaagcattccaggtgaagctggttaagagaatgccaagagtgtgcagtgctgtcatcaaggcaaagggtggctactttgaaaaatctaaaatctaaaatatattttgatttgtttaacacttttttggttacaacatgattccatatgtgttatttcatagttttgatatcttcactattattctacaatgtagaaaattgtaaaaaaaaaagagagaaaaccctggaatgagtaggtgtgcccaaactttcgACTTGACCTGTATTTATAAAACATTATTTgataaaacattgaatttggccttactgatATTATGATATTACCCcttagaaacgcattgaataactgATTTATACAGTACACAGAAAAACAGATAGTCCAAAAATAAATCAAAAGGAAGTATGTTCTGAAGTGGTTGTCCTATATCTATGAGATACAAGAAAGCGCAGGGAATTTTATTATGTCGAAATGATCTGTATAGTTTTGACATGGAAATGCCCCAttcacttccattcatttttcagCCCGGTACCTGGTTACCTTCAGAGGAGTCCCATGACGCGCGTAGGGGTCGTAGAgtaaaacggagaacaccatcatttgtaggccaaaccattcaaatgctacagacgttttcgtgagaagaccgattatagGGATGTCTCCCGTTCTGACAAACAGTGGATATatctctgccaccttccaccgcagatcaATCTTAATTTTTTATGGGGAttgttgtattatgctaattagactCTAGGGGATATTATTAAAATATATCTGAAGTCAAAGGTGTAAAAATATCGAGCTTTAGGCCAAACGGGAGACACTTTCCAGAACATGTTGGCTTGTTTTGCATGCCAGTTTGTTTAATGCTATGTTTACTTATTCCAAATATTTCCCTGATTGTAAATGCATGTGAAAATCAACGCTACCTCCAAAGAAAATGCCATATGGTCAAAAATTGTAACTCTTGACATAATTATCAATTGAGGAGCAAAACGTTGATGCGTTTAAGACAATTATGGTTTTCCACTCAGAATTGGACCCCCCTTGATTAACATTGGATTCATTTATCACATGCCTAGAACTTCATCTGAAGTTAACAATTCTACCTCTTGTTCCTCAACTAAAATATCCTCAACTAAGGTGGTCTAATGGCTATAGTGCACTGATAGTCTCGAAATAATGAGGGTATATACCACACAGGTTCTATAGGCGGTCCTAAATATATTTTTGCATTTTAAATGACAGTAAATAAGGGAAACAAACGCGCAAACTCAAATATGATTGCCTTGAGATTAGGAACTAATTGCTTTTGGGTTGGTGGAGACTTGGGGAGTATAAAGCAAGGAGGACTTGCCGGAGTTGTACAATGTGTCTGTCTGAAGACAAGTCTTAAAGAGAGCAATGAGAGCACACACGCTTCCAACAAGTCATTCTGAACAGCTACAAGCTCAACAAAAAGACCACACACCGCGCGCCACAGACATGGTAATAATGTAAGCTTGAGCCTCTCAGAGCTCATCCTGAACAAAACCACACCAACAAATACTTCATAGAACGCTGTTCTGTTCTATCTGACGCTGCAAAGGGGGTCGTTTGAAAATGCCCCGAATTCTCACTGAATTAAAGTTTTAGGGAAATGGTTGGACTTTAGGACTATAGTACCAGATCccaataaaaaatagatattgaGTTAGCAGACAGAGGACTGAATCTCTTTGGAAGTTGAGAAAGCTATGGACACTTGGGGATTTCTCTCTTATAATAGAGCTATAGTCATAATTCCATGTAAGTATGTGTGAAATATTCAGACTCATTTCCAATCCACGAGCGGCGTTAATGGGGTCAACTCATGTGCTCCAGTGTATATCAAATAGCCTAATCGTGTATTGAAATGGACAAAGAATTGGAATGTGTTTACTCAACACAATGAAAACGAATAAAGTATTGATACAATGTTAATTAGCCTATATCATACGGGTGGTAGATGGGTCGATTAAACAAGCAAACTACACCAGTTTACAGACAACGGAGATCTCCTTTTACGCCTTTTACGCATGTCGCTATAGAACGAATATAGGACAGACGTCTTATACGGTTGACATTTTCCTGGCAGGCATATATAGACTGCCACACAGACGGGATGTAAATGCTTAGGCAAAAGGGAAGAACAATGCTGAGGGTTAGAGGTTGCCGTATATCATATCAAACATCAAATTGGGCTACCACAGAGCAAATAGGCTCTATGCCCAGAATGCTAAAGGCTTGTGAAATATAGTTTATATAGAAAATAATCGACGAAAAGCCCTATTGGTTGAATGATCCACTATCAGTGAAAATTAGAGCGCCATTACAATCAGTGCCTCGTTAAAATCCTTGCACTGCTGCGCTTTGACGCAGGGTTACGACAGACGTCTGGTGCTCTGTTAATTCCGTTGACTGTTCCTGACATTCGATTAGTAGCctatatttcaattaaatgttagtCTATTCGTGAAGTCCTAAAATCTAAAAAAACCCAACGCGTATTCTAAACAATATTTAGCGAGATAAAGTGAACCGTGTAAtgccactgggcacacactggttgaatcaacgttgtttccacgtaatttcgATGAAAttacgtggaatagacgttgaattgacgtatgTGCCAGTGGGATGAGACATCTGTAACTGAGCCGATAGATGTACCAGCGACTTGTTTTACAGCCAGGGCAACCTCACTGCGCCTGTGCCATTATGGTGCAGCCGATGTAATGGGAAGCTGGGTACGCTAGGCTATTCACCTTGTGTCGAAGAAAGCTCTTGCTCAAAAACCCCATTGGGACCAAAGGCGTGCTTCCAACAATGGCTTGTCATAGCCCAACGCTACAATGTAGCCAGGACCGGGCAAGCGCATGCACAACCACCTGTGTCATTAGTCTTATCAAAATCAATAAGCTATATTGAAACTAGGTTAATAATCCATTTAGGTCAAATGCACAGTATTGAAAATAGCATTGCACTAAATTTGAAGTGTTTACCATTGGTTGGCATGAGTCTGAAACGCTGATGACGTAGGATGTTTGCTTGTTTGAAGTGTAACTCTTGTGAGAGCTCATTAAAACACAATAATCGAGTTTACAACTATACTTTTCTCCACTTGACAGAAGTGTTTGATGAGAGTATTATATTGTTCTTCATATGTTTGCACAATCTGCTGCTTTGAATCAGCCTTTTGATAATTGGTAAAAGACGAGCTCATGATTTCTGTCAAGTGTCTCAAGTTTAGGTATAAATATTCTAAAGATCATAACGCAAATATCCTGTCATAATGCATGAAATAAAGAGAATATATGGTAACCGTGGGCGTCGTATAGCATACTGAAATATTTATTTAGGGGCCCAGTGCGGTTAAGACTAAAGTATTTTGCAAAAGCACTTTGGGTCGTTGTTCAATCGCTTAGCATTTGCAGGGGGGAGCACGTATTGGCTATTTTGACATAGCCTTATCAAACAAGTAATTATATAATAGCCTTATCATAAAGACTACAAAATACTTGCAATTCCCATAATATCACAGTAAGAAAtcatattaatattaataatattaataatctATACCAATAGCATATCATACTATTAGTTGCAGGAAGTATGTTACATCAAGGTAATTACCAGCTAAATTACAAGAGAACACACAGCTAGTCCTTCTACACGATGGACCTATGGGTCTGTCTCACACAATTCATTTGAAATGTACCATTTATATTCTGGAGTATGTTAAAAACCTTTTCGAATCAATTAAGAACCGCAAAATCTCTGCCTCACGGCATGCAAATGATATGACGCGCTAGAGCCAAACGCATGAACATACTCAGTCAAAATAATATCCTATTCGATAGGTCTAGATTTAAGTCTCCATCCCTGTGCAAGGCTGGTCATTTCATATAGTTTAGACTCGGGTCACTCTTCTACAACATGTTTACATTGAAGTTTGcaacaaaccccccaaaaatgctgATAAAGAGACTATAAAATAAcctactgggcacagacatcagttcaacatcgagttttgatttacatttggttgagttgtcaacaaacgtgaattcaacgtgaaatcaacaacaaacgaaccatgtcattggatgttggttcaaagttgggtgaaaaaatagGAAATTCCCTTAAGTTggtgactttttgcaaatccacgTTTTCCACGTTGTTTCAAGTcatcacattttattttatttttatttttttaataatgtggaagcaacgttgattcaaccagtttttgcacaGTGGGAAATAGTGACCAAGACCTACGTGCTGTAGATTTAGAACAATTCAATAAAATAGGTAGGCTATCAAAAGTTTTTGGTGCAAAGCCTATAGGTTAAAAGCGACTTATCAATAGGCCTACCACGTAAAGAGTGGCCATGGACACGCTATTTTCCTTTCAATTCCAGTTGACTGATTGATTATTGATAAACGTACGCCTACCTCTGATAAGAAGCGAAGAGATTTGTCTTGCGAAGTTATTTGAGAAGAATACAGTTGTTTGGGCAGGGATTTGAACGATAAGACTTCCTTTCAGCCAACGCGTGTTTGATCCCCACTGTTAAAAAGAACGCCTCCGGGCCTCACCTAACTGACTCACCCAAACCAGAAACACACAGGCGCGCAGCCGAGAATACAAGAAAGTTAGAACCAAAGGGCCGCCGATAGCATACAATGACCTGGCCTGGGTTTACTCAGCGTTATCCAAGTGAGATACTGTGTACACAATTACCCATTAGCTTAATATACGATTTGTGAAGAGCCGCGGTTTGTAGGAACGGTCACAGAGCTCCATTAACCATATTACTCACAGTCTTGATTGTAGCTATAATAAACGTGACGGAAAAAAAACGTGGAATTGGGGTCGAGCTCTTACACGCAAAAGTTAGCATTAGGCTAATAGCAATGTAGGCTAGTCTACCAAGCAAGCATATTGTAACAGCAATTTGGATTACACCTAGTCAAGGAACAGGTTTTCATTCGTCATGCATTGCTTATAAGCCGATTTTGTGTGCAGTTAACATAGGCTATTCTAATAAAACAGCAAAATAATGTCGGTATAAAATGAGGCGTACTGAATTGACAAGCTAAGGTGGGTTATAGACACTATTTTGTGGCAAGTAGCCTAttgtttagagcgttgggcctgtaaccgaaaggttgctggatcgaatcccagagctgacaaggtaaaaatctgtcgttctgcccctgaacaaggcaattaacccactgttccccggtaggccgtcattgtaaataataatttgtttttaactgacttgcctagataaataaaggttacatttaaaaattacaaataatctcataataataataataatagtaagttGAAGATGATGTTGTTAATATGCCTATATCATTTTCTGAAAACAAATTGTCAAGGTTTCTCGTAGGCCTATATCTTCTTCTCTGAAACAGTATACAAATCAATTTCAATAAATGGATCTGAATTATTTTATTTCCATAATTTATTAATAGGATTGTTTGGCTGTATTTAAGTAAAATATCTATATAAGTTACAAGTAAATAAAACGTACAAATACCGATAGAACTAAAAGAACCAGCAACAAACCATCAAAAGCATAAAAACTTTGTACAACAGATTGCTAAAAACTAGGCTATATGTTCAATTCAAAACTCTTACAGAAATATACAAGCTACGTTTTACATGAAATCTATTATAAACCAGAGCCTTCTGTGACAAAAGTTGAAAAGCACCCACAGTTTTTCTATTGAGACCTTAGCCCAATGACCTACACACAGGAGAAGGCCTACCTCTTGACGTAACCCTTTTTATACCTTCTCAGTATAATTTACATAAATAAAAATCCACCTTCAAGGCGAGGCTTGAAATCGCATGTACTCAACACTTCGTCTTTCAAGTTTCTTTCTTCCCCTCCTACTGTCCGCGTCCAACAAGGCTTTACAAAAGAGTAAATAACATTTTAGAAGAGCGTCAACCAAATGTACCAAGCGGTGTTGTTGAAAATGTATACAAAGTAACcgagtttgtttgtttgtctgttgaGGGACTTTTTTTCTAGCAAAAGCTTTGACAACAGTGTTGTTTGTTTGTGATCATAGTTTGTCTTGCTGTCACCATGTCCTGCCATATAAGAGAGCAGAACACTGCAGGGCTGTCCCGTACTCGGCGCTGGATGAGTTCAGGTGAGAGAGACTAGCTACCTGGGTCTGGAGAGACGGCGGGCTGGCCGAATGATGTGCTAGGTCTGGAGAGTGATCTGCGCTAACCACCTGCTGGCCCTGGTGCTGGCCTAGGCCTGAACCATTACTGGACATGATCATAACATTGGCCCCTTGCTGGTGGTGTGTCTGGATAGTAGTGGTTGGAGTGTGGGCACTGCCTTGGCATGGCTTGCCGTCCTTCACCAACACCGGCACGGCCACCCGCCGAGGGGACTGCTGCTGACAGGAACTAGTATCCTGTTGCATCTGCTGCTGCGACACTTTGTCCTTAGCTTGCCTCTTCATCTTATACCGGTGGTTCTGGAACCAGATTTTGACCTGGGTCGGGGTGAGGTGAATCATGCTCGCCAGGTGCTCTCTCTCGGGCGCCGAGAGATACTTCTGCTGTTTGAATCGCCGCTCGAGCTCGTAGACCTGAGCCTGAGAGAACAGCACGCGTCTCTTCCTTCTCGGGGCGCTTGACAGCGGGCCCATGCCTTTGCCGACATCCGCGAGGGAGCCGAGGCTGCCCATACTGCCCATGTTCATGCCCGAGGAAGAGCCCATGAAGCGGGAGACTGAAAGCAGAAATAGGCCAGtgagatgatgatgattatgataacaataataataataatgctatTATTATAACGCTTCAATACCTTTAACCATCAAATAATACACAATGTGAATGAATTGAATTTAAAACGTGTAGGAATATGACCCTTCGGTAAAAACTGATGGTAATATGTTCATGTCACTCACAGGTCTGTCTCCTAATGGACAAATGACCTAACCATAATTAGTAGCCTATTTTAACGGAATTATATCGTTTATATATTTAGTGCAATCAGATGAATAATAGGCTAATAACTCATTCGATACACCCCCACATGACAGGTGCATGAAACTTCTGTAGGCTACTCACAATAGAGCAGAAACCAGCAACAGGTGTCTGTGTTATATCTATACAGAGTGACAATAATCTTAAATCAAATAGACTATTAGAAGCATCAATCTTGACCGCGGGAGCCCAAATGTATCAACAACTAAAAAGTGAAGGACATTTTCATGGTGATGTCAGCTTTATTTGAAACATGTTCCTATATCCATGGTAAACATGATATTGGTAGACTGGCAAAAAGGCACAGAGTGGGTCACGAAATTGGGTGATTAACAATGAATATACCTAACACTCCCTCTTAGTGAAACAATAGCCTGTCAGTATCGATGCAAAAACTGGAAACAATAACAAAGAGGTTCAGTCATTTCTATCGCTAATTTCAGTGCAGACCCGAGCATATGGCTCTAGTGTAGACTAGCGTGCGTGATGATGCGTAATAAAAAGCTATACCCTCAGCTGTTCGGCTTCATGCAGACTAAAGGTATACTTACTCGTGGAGAATCGCGGGTCTGTGTTGGCTCCGTACCAGCCGGTGGCAGTGGCGCTGCCTCTCATACCGTCCTGGTAGGGCGGCAGGTCGCTCATGTTGCCTAGGTTGCCGTTACAGTAGCCCCCCATCGCGGTGTGTGACAGCTGGGACACCCCTGCCGCCGTCATGTGGTACGCTGCGGACACAGTCCCGTTATGGCCCATGTGGTGCTGCTGCATCGCCGCCTGAGACACCTGCGGTTGCCGGTAAGACGCGAGAGGTGCCCCTAAGTTGTTATTCTCCATACTTACTTTCTTGTAGCTCTCCTCAAGAGGACTCAAGATATCGGAAACAGAAAAAGGAGTCGTATGCTTAGGGCTCATCGACATTGTTCTGGGGCTGGTGGAGAGGGGAGAAATTAGAAGGCTAGGCAATCTCTCCTTCTGTTTTTTTGGGGGACcaaagcccctctctctctctctctttggttcCTGTTGACTCAACGTCGATCCTTGCTAGATGAACACGTAGGTAGGAGAGTCGACTGAAGTCCGCCTTAATTGCATTGAGTGGGAGCTGAGCTGGGCTGAGCTTGGTGCTGCTGGCTTTCGTTTGTTTTAGCAGGGTGCCAGGTTTAAGTGTAGCATCAGAGGCGGGGCATCACCAACTAGGGCAACAATACAAAGCagctctatcctcctctcctttcaaccTCCTTGCACCCAAAGGCATAATTTGACTTACATGTTGGCCAAGCTACAGCATGCGCTCTGCAGCTTCCCTCCCACAAATCCATAAACCAAAGCCAATGCACGCACATTGGCTACCTGTGTATTATAGGCTATTGATAGTAGATAGGCTACTTTTAGTAGCAGtaggtacatttacatttacatttaagtcatttagcagacgctcttatccagagcgacttacaaattggtgcattcaccttatgatatccagtggaacaaccactttacaatagtgcatctaactcttttaaggggggggggttagaaggattactttatcctatcctaggtattccttaaagaggtggggtttcaggtgtctccggaaggtggtgattgactccgctagGTAGGTTTGTTTGTTGTGTTGTGGTTGACAAACATGCAGCAGTATAATGATAGCAGTGGGCACAAGCACCACAATGCACTTTATTAACTGTAGTGATGTCTACGAGGACCTCTTGATGAAAAGGGGCCTAGACGGACTTGAGAGTCTCATAGCTGGGGAACCCACCCCG encodes the following:
- the nkx2.1 gene encoding homeobox protein Nkx-2.1, whose amino-acid sequence is MSMSPKHTTPFSVSDILSPLEESYKKVSMENNNLGAPLASYRQPQVSQAAMQQHHMGHNGTVSAAYHMTAAGVSQLSHTAMGGYCNGNLGNMSDLPPYQDGMRGSATATGWYGANTDPRFSTISRFMGSSSGMNMGSMGSLGSLADVGKGMGPLSSAPRRKRRVLFSQAQVYELERRFKQQKYLSAPEREHLASMIHLTPTQVKIWFQNHRYKMKRQAKDKVSQQQMQQDTSSCQQQSPRRVAVPVLVKDGKPCQGSAHTPTTTIQTHHQQGANVMIMSSNGSGLGQHQGQQVVSADHSPDLAHHSASPPSLQTQVASLSHLNSSSAEYGTALQCSALLYGRTW